One window from the genome of Thermoleophilia bacterium encodes:
- a CDS encoding APC family permease has product MAETKEAVEYESTADTPLSQSISRRMLMFFVIGDVLGAGIYALVGEVGGKVGGAIWAAFLFALALAIFTAFSYAELVTKYPKAAGAALYVNKAFKMPFVTFMVAFAVMCSGLASAATLSRAFGGDYLSAFVSWDAVLVGLAFLALIGLINMRGIEESMRFNFVLTLIEVSGLILVVIIGVAFLTDGGGDPGRALDFKADTSVFSAILAGAGLAFFALIGFEDSVNLAEEAKKPRIDYPWALFGGLAVAGIIYLLVTVIASMSVPTDTLAGSDGPLLEVTSQGPLKMNDKFFSVIALFALANGALINMIMASRLLYGMAREGILPKVFAKVHPQRQTPWVAILFTTLLAAGLLITGELEDLADTTVLLLLVVFAVVNVCVLILRKDKIQGEYFKAPTVMPVIGFIVSLALLTTKDADSFVRAGALLVIGALLYLITWFTHGRHVKDLHTDEMKSINDPR; this is encoded by the coding sequence ATGGCGGAGACAAAAGAAGCGGTTGAATACGAATCGACTGCCGATACCCCGCTGAGCCAGTCGATTTCACGGCGGATGCTGATGTTCTTCGTGATCGGCGACGTGCTGGGTGCCGGCATCTACGCCCTGGTCGGCGAGGTCGGTGGCAAGGTCGGCGGCGCGATCTGGGCCGCCTTCCTGTTCGCTCTCGCCCTCGCGATCTTCACCGCCTTCTCCTACGCGGAGCTGGTCACCAAGTACCCCAAAGCCGCCGGCGCGGCGCTCTATGTGAACAAGGCTTTCAAGATGCCATTCGTGACCTTCATGGTGGCTTTTGCGGTGATGTGTTCCGGACTGGCGTCGGCGGCGACGCTCTCTCGCGCCTTCGGCGGTGACTACCTTTCGGCCTTCGTCAGCTGGGACGCGGTACTGGTCGGCCTGGCTTTCCTGGCGCTGATCGGACTGATCAACATGCGCGGAATCGAGGAAAGCATGAGGTTCAATTTCGTCCTCACTCTGATCGAGGTTTCGGGTCTGATCCTGGTGGTGATCATCGGCGTCGCTTTCCTCACCGACGGCGGCGGCGACCCCGGCCGCGCCCTCGACTTCAAGGCCGATACTTCGGTCTTTTCCGCAATCCTGGCCGGTGCCGGACTCGCCTTCTTCGCCCTGATCGGGTTCGAGGACTCGGTCAACCTGGCGGAAGAGGCGAAGAAGCCGAGGATCGACTACCCGTGGGCACTGTTCGGCGGTCTGGCCGTTGCGGGAATCATCTACCTGCTCGTCACCGTGATCGCATCGATGTCCGTGCCGACCGACACGCTCGCCGGATCCGACGGCCCGTTGCTCGAGGTCACCTCGCAGGGTCCGCTCAAGATGAACGACAAGTTCTTCTCGGTGATCGCGCTCTTTGCGCTCGCCAACGGCGCTTTGATCAACATGATCATGGCCTCGCGCCTGCTTTATGGCATGGCCCGCGAAGGGATCCTGCCGAAGGTTTTCGCCAAGGTCCACCCGCAACGCCAGACCCCCTGGGTGGCGATCCTCTTCACCACACTGCTGGCGGCCGGCCTGCTGATCACCGGCGAGCTCGAGGACCTGGCCGACACCACGGTCCTGCTGCTGCTGGTCGTATTCGCGGTGGTCAACGTCTGTGTGCTGATCCTGCGCAAGGACAAGATCCAGGGCGAGTACTTCAAGGCGCCGACGGTCATGCCGGTCATCGGTTTCATCGTCTCGCTGGCCCTTTTGACCACCAAGGACGCCGACTCGTTCGTCCGGGCCGGTGCGCTGCTGGTCATCGGAGCACTGCTGTACCTGATCACCTGGTTCACCCACGGCCGGCACGTCAAAGATCTCCACACCGACGAGATGAAGTCGATCAACGACCCGCGCTGA